TTTTCGCAGATGGGCATCACCCATTACTACGCCCGGTTCTGGGTCATGCCCTGGCTTCTGGCCATCGCGGCGAGCGTTGCAGTGATGCGCGAGGAAGAGGAAAGCGCCTGAGGCGTGGCACCGGGCAGGAACCGCCCGGCGCCGATTTGCGGATCAGAACGGGCTGTCCGGAAAATAGAACTGCTCGGCGTTTTCCGGCGTGATGAGCTGGCTGCCGATGATATAGCGGCCGGTCATCGGCGCGCTCGAGGTGAAGTTCAGCGCCGTCATCTCGATCGCCGACGAGATCAGCGCCGGTGGGTAGGTGACGTTCACCGGAAGCTGCGGATCGCCGTCCATGATGCGCTTGACGATATCCTTCATCCCGGCGCCGCCCACGACGACCATTTCCTCTTCGCGGCCGGCTTGCGCGATGGCTTCCAGCACGCCGATGGCCATATCGTCATCGGCGGCCCAGACCGCGTCGATTTCCGGATATTTCGCCAGATAATCCTGCATCACGTTAAAGGCGTCGTCGCGGTTCCAGTTGCCGTGCTGCATATCGAGGATCTCCTTGTCGGACCCTTCGAGCGCAGCCTCGAACGCCTCGACCCGCTCATTGTCGAGCGTGGTCGGAATGCCGCGCAGCACGACGATCTTGGCGCCTGCATCGAGATTGTCGCGGAAATACTCGCCCGCGACACGGCCAAAGGCGGTGTTGTCCCCGGCGACGTAAAGATCCTCGATCCCTTCCTCGGCAAGGCCGCGATCGACGACGGTGACGAATTTGCCCTGTTCCTTGACCATCTTCACCGGATCGGTGAGCGGCTCGGATTCGAAGGGCAGCACCACCAGCCCGTCGATATTGCGGGTGGCGAGCATATCCTCGATATCCGCGACCTGGCTGGCCGCGTCTCCGGCGGTAGACAGCACGAATTCGATATTCGGATAGGTTTCGCCCAGGCGGTCGATCGTGTCCTGGGCGTGCCAGTTCAGCCCGCCCATGAAACCGTGGGTGGCAGAAGGGATCGAGACGCCGATGACGGCGCCTTCCTCGTCCTGGGCAAAGCCGGCACCGGCCATCAGGGACAGCGCGGCGGCGGCCATTGGCAGCTTCAGCAGATTGCGACGTTTCATTGTGGTCCTCCCAGTATCGGCCGCTTATTCCGCGGCCCGTTTCTCTCGCTGCAGGATCACAGCGAGCACGATGATGACGCCCTGGATCGCCCCGTTCAGATAGGGGCTGACGAGGTCCGTCAGGTTCAGGATATTGTCGATCATGGACAGGATCAGCACGCCGACCACCGTGCCCCAGACCCGTCCCCGCCCGCCTTTCAGCGCGGTGCCGCCGATAATGACGGCGGCAATCGCCTCCAGTTCCCACAGCACCCCGGTCGAGCCGGAGGCCGAGCCGAGACGCGGCACGTAAAGGATCGTCGCCAGCCCGACGAGCGCGCCGAGCAGCACATAGGTCATCAGCCGCACCCGCTCGACATCGACGGCGGAATAGCGGGCGACGCGGTCATTCGAGCCGATGGCCTCGACGTGACGGCCGAAGCGGGTGTGGCGCATGACCCATTCGCCCAGAACCGCGACAATGGCAAAGATGATGATCGGCCAGGTGATCCAGCCGATTCCGCCGTAGTAGACCGGGCGATAGATGCTGCGCAGACCCGAATCGAGGCTCAGCGTGCCGCCATCGGCCAGCCATGTGACCAGGCTGCGGAAGATACCCATTGTGCCCAGCGTGACGATGAACGCCTCTATTCGGGCCTTGGTGATCAATGCGCCGTTCACGAAGCCCGCCGCCGCGCCACCGGCCAGGGCGACGCCCATGCCCAGCAGAATCGTGCCCCAGTTCTCGCCGGTGAACCCGGCAAGTGCATTCATCGCCATGATGGTGATCCCGGCAAGAAATGCAGCCATTGAGCCGACGGACAAGTCCAGCCCGCCTTGCGTGATCACAAAGGTCATGCCGACCGCGATCAGCCCGATAAAGGCGGATCGCGCCAGCACGTTGGACAGGTTGGCCGGGGCCAGAAAGGCCGGGTTAAGCAGCGCCCCGAGAATGAACAGCGCGATCAGCGCGATCAGCGGGCCAAGCACATGCAAGTCGATCCGTTTCAAGCCGGCTCCTCCTGACGGTCCAGCCCCATGGCCAGCCGCACGATATTTTCTTCGGTAATCTCGGCGCCCGCCACTTCCCCGGCGATCCTGCCCTGACGCATCACCAGTACCCGGTCGGACAGACCCAGCACTTCGGGCAGCTCGGACGATATGGCGATCACACCCTTGCCGTCCTTTGCCAGCGCCCGCATGAAGTTATAGATCTGCTGCTTGGTGCCGATATCGATGCCACGCGTCGGCTCGTCGATGATGACGATCTCCGGGTCGGTCAGCATCGTCTTGGCCAGCAGCAGCTTCTGCTGATTGCCGCCGGACAGCGCACCGGCCTCCATTGCATCCGACGCGGCGCGAATGTCGAATTCCTTGCGGGCGCGGGCCATTTCCTCGGCCTCGCGCTTGCGGTCGATGCGGAAACCGAAACGGTCGAGCGCGGCAAGCGTCAGGTTTTGGGGCAGAGCCTTGTTCAGCAGCAGCCCCGCCTCTTTCCGGTCCTCGGTCAGATAGGCGATGCGCGCGGCCAAGGCGTCGCGTGGGCTTTGAATGCGGACCGGCTTGCCGTGAACCCGGACCTCGCCGGTCGCGGGACGCAATCCGGCGATCCCCTCGGCCAGTTCGGTCCGGCCCGCGCCGACCAGCCCGGCAATTCCCAGGACCTCGCCCTTGCGCAGCGTCAGCGAGACATCGTGCACAAGCCCCGCCACGCTCAGCCCGTCGATTTCCAGCAGCGGCGCGCCGGGGATGGCGTCCTTCGGCGGGAAAATATCGCTCAGCTCTCGCCCGACCATCGCCGTCGCCATGCCATCCTCGGTCATCTCGCCCCGCATGGCCTGCTGCACGACCGAGCCATCGCGCAGCACAGTCACCCGATCGGCCAGATGTGTCACCTCGTCCAGACGGTGCGAGCAGAACATCAGCGCCACCCCCTCTCCGCGGAGACGATTGACCTGTTCATACAGCGCGTCGACCTCACGATGGGTCAGCGCGGCAGAGGGTTCGTCCATGATCAGAACCCGTGCCTTGCGGGACAGGGCCTTGGCGATCTCAACCATCTGCCGGTCTGGCACAGACAGTTCACGGATGCGCGCCTGCGGGCTGATCGGACTGTCCAGACGCTTTAGAAGCGCCGCCGTCTCATCCCGCATCGCTGTATGGTCCAGGCGCATGCCACGTGTCAGCTCGCGGCCCAGGAAGATATTCGCGGCGACGGTCAGATCCGGGACGAGGTTAAATTCCTGATGGATCACCACCACGCCCTGTGCCTCGGCATCGGGGCCGCTGCGATAGGGCGCAGGCTTTCCGTCCAAAAGCACTTGACCGGAGCTTGGCGACAGATAGCCGCCAAGGATCTTCATGATCGTCGATTTCCCGGCGCCGTTCTCGCCGATCAGCGCGTGGACCTCACCGGCGTGCAGCGCCAGATCGACACCGTGCAGCACCTCGACCGGGCCGAAGCTCTTGGTGACCTGATCGAGCGCGAGAACCGGGGTCATGTCGCGATCCGCACCCATGCGCCGTCCTGCGCCGACGATTCCTGCGCAGCGGCGATGAAGGCCATGCCCGACAGCCCGTCAGAGAGACCGGGGATGCGGTCCAGATGCGTTTCATCGCCCCTCAGCACCTCGGCGATGTCGCGGTAGAGATTGCCGAACGCCTCCAGATAGCCTTCCGGATGTCCCGGCGGGGTGCGATAGGATTCGCTGCGGTCCCGCGCCCGTGTCAGGCGCTGCGACTGACCGTCCTTGCCGGTGAAGATCAAGGCCTCGGCGTCCTGCAGCCGCCACGCCAACGCGCCTTTGCTGCCGAACAGCCGCAGCGACAGCCCGTTTTCCTGACCGAGCGCCACTTGGCTGGCCCAAAGCCCACCCTTTGCGCCGCTGGCATAGCGCAGCTTGACGCGCACATCGTCATCGACCCGACGCCCGACGACGATGCTGGACAGCTCGGCCGAGATCTCTGCCGGGGTCTGTCCAGTCACGAACTCTGCCAGCTGCCAGGCATGGGTGCCGATATCGCCGATCGCGCCCGCGCCCGATTTCGCCGGATCGGTGCGCCAGGAAGCCTGCTTGGTCTTGACCTCTTCCGACATCCAGCCTTGCAGATATTCGGCCTGCACAAGACGCAGATCGCCAATCGCGCCCTCGGCAACCATCGCGCGCGCCTCTCGGATCATCGGATGGGCGCAATAGTTATGGGTCAGGAAGAAACGCGCCTTGCTGCGGCGCACTGCCTCGGCCAGCTCCTGCGCCTGTTCTTGCGTCGCGGTAAGCGGCTTGTCGCAGATGACGTTGATCCCCGCGTCGAGAAACGCGATCGAGACCGGTGCGTGCATATGATTCGGCGTCACCACCGACACGGCGCGGATGCCATCTTCGCGCGCGGCCTCTTCCTGCGCCATAACGCGGAAATCGCCGTAGCTGCGGGCAATCCCCAGCTTTTCGGCAGAGGCTTGCGCGCGGCTCTCATCGGATGACAGCGCCCCGGCGACCAGTGCAAACTGCCCGTCGATCCGCGCGGCGATGCGGTGGACGGCCCCGATGAATGCGCCCTCGCCGCCACCGACCATGCCCAGCGGGATCGGACCGGCAGCCATCACGACAGCCCCAGCATGCGGCGGTTTGCGGCCTCGTCGCTGCCCTGAGCGGCGAAATCGTCAAAGGCGTGGGGGGTGGTTCGGATGATGTGGCGTTTCACGAATTCGGCTCCTTCCCTGGCCCCGTCTTCGGGGTGTTTCAATGCGCATTCCCATTCGACAACGGCCCAACCCTGGAAATCATACTGCGCCAGCTTGGCGAAAATCTGTGCAAAATCGACCTGCCCGTCGCCGGGGCTGCGGAAGCGCCCGGCACGCTCGACCCAGCCCTGATAGCCGCCATAGACGCCCTGCCGGCCGGTCGGGCGGAATTCGGCGTCCTTGACATGGAACATGCGGATACGGTCGTGGTAAATATCGATGTTTTCAACATAATCGAGCTGCTGAAGCAGGTAATGCGACGGATCATACAACATGTTGGCGCGGGCATGGCCGTCCACACGGTCAAGGAACATCTCGAAGGTGACACCGTCATGCAAATCCTCGCCGGGATGGATCTCGTAACAGATATCGACGCCGTGTTCCTCGGCCAGATCCAGCAAGGGACGCCAGCGTTGCGCCAGCTCGTCGAAGGCGGTCTCGACCAGCCCCGGCGCACGTTGCGGCCAAGGGTAAAGATAGGGCCAGGCGAGCGCGCCGGAAAACGCCGCCATCGCGTTCAGCCCCATCAGTCTGCTTGCCCGGATCGTCTTGCTCAGCTGATCCACAGCCCATTGCTGCCGCGCCTGCGGATCGCCGCGCACAGCCGCGGGGGCAAAGGCGTCGAAGGCACCGTCATAGGCGGGATGAACGGCCATGAGCTGGCCCTGAAGATGGGCCGATAATTCGGTGACTTCGACCCCGTTTTCCCGTGCCGTTCCAAGAAATTCGTCTCGGTAATCCTGCGAGGCAACCGCCTTGTCCAGTTCGAACAGCCGCGAATCTC
This genomic window from Paracoccus sediminicola contains:
- a CDS encoding ABC transporter substrate-binding protein, translating into MKRRNLLKLPMAAAALSLMAGAGFAQDEEGAVIGVSIPSATHGFMGGLNWHAQDTIDRLGETYPNIEFVLSTAGDAASQVADIEDMLATRNIDGLVVLPFESEPLTDPVKMVKEQGKFVTVVDRGLAEEGIEDLYVAGDNTAFGRVAGEYFRDNLDAGAKIVVLRGIPTTLDNERVEAFEAALEGSDKEILDMQHGNWNRDDAFNVMQDYLAKYPEIDAVWAADDDMAIGVLEAIAQAGREEEMVVVGGAGMKDIVKRIMDGDPQLPVNVTYPPALISSAIEMTALNFTSSAPMTGRYIIGSQLITPENAEQFYFPDSPF
- a CDS encoding ABC transporter permease encodes the protein MKRIDLHVLGPLIALIALFILGALLNPAFLAPANLSNVLARSAFIGLIAVGMTFVITQGGLDLSVGSMAAFLAGITIMAMNALAGFTGENWGTILLGMGVALAGGAAAGFVNGALITKARIEAFIVTLGTMGIFRSLVTWLADGGTLSLDSGLRSIYRPVYYGGIGWITWPIIIFAIVAVLGEWVMRHTRFGRHVEAIGSNDRVARYSAVDVERVRLMTYVLLGALVGLATILYVPRLGSASGSTGVLWELEAIAAVIIGGTALKGGRGRVWGTVVGVLILSMIDNILNLTDLVSPYLNGAIQGVIIVLAVILQREKRAAE
- a CDS encoding sugar ABC transporter ATP-binding protein, whose product is MGADRDMTPVLALDQVTKSFGPVEVLHGVDLALHAGEVHALIGENGAGKSTIMKILGGYLSPSSGQVLLDGKPAPYRSGPDAEAQGVVVIHQEFNLVPDLTVAANIFLGRELTRGMRLDHTAMRDETAALLKRLDSPISPQARIRELSVPDRQMVEIAKALSRKARVLIMDEPSAALTHREVDALYEQVNRLRGEGVALMFCSHRLDEVTHLADRVTVLRDGSVVQQAMRGEMTEDGMATAMVGRELSDIFPPKDAIPGAPLLEIDGLSVAGLVHDVSLTLRKGEVLGIAGLVGAGRTELAEGIAGLRPATGEVRVHGKPVRIQSPRDALAARIAYLTEDRKEAGLLLNKALPQNLTLAALDRFGFRIDRKREAEEMARARKEFDIRAASDAMEAGALSGGNQQKLLLAKTMLTDPEIVIIDEPTRGIDIGTKQQIYNFMRALAKDGKGVIAISSELPEVLGLSDRVLVMRQGRIAGEVAGAEITEENIVRLAMGLDRQEEPA
- a CDS encoding Gfo/Idh/MocA family protein, whose protein sequence is MAAGPIPLGMVGGGEGAFIGAVHRIAARIDGQFALVAGALSSDESRAQASAEKLGIARSYGDFRVMAQEEAAREDGIRAVSVVTPNHMHAPVSIAFLDAGINVICDKPLTATQEQAQELAEAVRRSKARFFLTHNYCAHPMIREARAMVAEGAIGDLRLVQAEYLQGWMSEEVKTKQASWRTDPAKSGAGAIGDIGTHAWQLAEFVTGQTPAEISAELSSIVVGRRVDDDVRVKLRYASGAKGGLWASQVALGQENGLSLRLFGSKGALAWRLQDAEALIFTGKDGQSQRLTRARDRSESYRTPPGHPEGYLEAFGNLYRDIAEVLRGDETHLDRIPGLSDGLSGMAFIAAAQESSAQDGAWVRIAT
- a CDS encoding sugar phosphate isomerase/epimerase family protein, coding for MKTMQGPGLFLAQFASDSAPFNDWASITAWAASLGYRGVQVPSGDSRLFELDKAVASQDYRDEFLGTARENGVEVTELSAHLQGQLMAVHPAYDGAFDAFAPAAVRGDPQARQQWAVDQLSKTIRASRLMGLNAMAAFSGALAWPYLYPWPQRAPGLVETAFDELAQRWRPLLDLAEEHGVDICYEIHPGEDLHDGVTFEMFLDRVDGHARANMLYDPSHYLLQQLDYVENIDIYHDRIRMFHVKDAEFRPTGRQGVYGGYQGWVERAGRFRSPGDGQVDFAQIFAKLAQYDFQGWAVVEWECALKHPEDGAREGAEFVKRHIIRTTPHAFDDFAAQGSDEAANRRMLGLS